A region from the Mycolicibacterium litorale genome encodes:
- a CDS encoding acyl-CoA thioesterase II, whose protein sequence is MSSSDFQELLGILGLRRVDDDTFVGGHPSKNPVRTFGGQMMAQAFVAAGRTVDQRIAPSALSVHFIAGGDPARDLEFRVTRLRDERRFANRRVDVCQGGELLTTAMVSYMNGGRGLEHGVPAPDVPGPEELPKIGELLRGYEETVPQFVNALRPIEWRYTNDPAWVMRDKGGRLDHNRVWLKTEGEMPDDPVLHAAALVYSSDTTVLDSIITTHGLSWGFDRIFAVTMNHSVWFHRPVRFDEWVLYSTTSPVAAESRGLGTGHFFDRSGALLATVVSDAIVKYFPGR, encoded by the coding sequence GTGTCCAGCTCCGACTTCCAGGAGCTCCTCGGCATACTGGGCCTCCGGCGCGTCGACGACGACACGTTCGTCGGCGGGCACCCGAGCAAGAACCCGGTCCGCACGTTCGGCGGGCAGATGATGGCGCAGGCGTTCGTGGCGGCCGGCCGCACGGTCGACCAGCGGATCGCGCCGAGCGCACTCTCGGTGCATTTCATCGCCGGCGGCGACCCGGCGCGCGATCTCGAGTTCCGGGTGACGCGGTTGCGCGACGAACGGCGGTTCGCCAACCGCCGGGTGGACGTGTGTCAGGGCGGCGAACTGCTGACCACCGCGATGGTGTCGTACATGAACGGCGGCCGCGGCCTGGAACACGGTGTGCCCGCGCCGGACGTGCCGGGGCCGGAGGAGCTGCCGAAGATCGGCGAGCTGCTGCGTGGCTACGAGGAGACGGTCCCGCAGTTCGTCAACGCCCTGCGGCCCATCGAGTGGCGCTATACCAACGACCCCGCCTGGGTGATGCGCGACAAGGGTGGGCGGCTCGACCACAACCGGGTGTGGCTGAAGACCGAAGGGGAGATGCCCGACGATCCGGTGCTGCACGCCGCGGCGCTGGTGTATTCGTCGGACACCACCGTGCTCGACTCGATCATCACCACCCACGGGCTGTCGTGGGGTTTCGATCGCATCTTCGCGGTGACGATGAACCACTCGGTGTGGTTCCACCGGCCGGTGCGGTTCGACGAATGGGTGCTGTACTCGACGACCTCACCGGTGGCCGCCGAATCGCGGGGACTGGGCACCGGCCACTTCTTCGACCGGTCCGGCGCGCTGCTGGCCACAGTCGTGTCGGACGCGATCGTCAAGTACTTTCCCGGGCGTTAG
- a CDS encoding ATP-binding cassette domain-containing protein has translation MSLPNTDPLLRLTVDLLRPRLGRVLLATLLGVLSLGSALALAAVAAWLITRAWQMPPVLDLSVAAVAVRALGISRGVLGYCQRLAAHDTALRAAGNARTGLYRALAEAPHEVAMRLPAGELVSRIGASVDDLADVIVRAVLPIAVAAVLSVAGVAVLAVISPAAAALLGCCLIVAGVVAPALAARAVTAAENAAVTHHGERDVAMMLALDHAPELRVSGRLDGVVTDAQRRQQDWGDAADHAAAPAALAAAVPGVAMGAAVLGAAVSGIALAGSVAPTTVAILMLLPLSAFEATTALPSAAVQLTRSRIAARRVHELTRPADAGRPRPVVPPIPLNRGDRVAVTGPSGSGKTTLLMAMADSADDVTGGRAFFAEDAHLFSTTVRDNLLVARGDATDDEMRSALGRVGLRRWLDDLPDGLSTVLVGGAAAVSAGQRRRLLLARALLSAFPVVLLDEPTEHLDAGDAGRLLTELLTPGALFPAERTVVVATHHLPDDAPACLRLNLAASG, from the coding sequence ATGTCCTTGCCGAACACTGACCCGCTGCTGCGGCTGACCGTGGACCTGCTGCGGCCCCGGCTGGGGCGGGTGCTGCTGGCCACCCTGCTGGGTGTGCTGTCGTTGGGCAGCGCGCTGGCGCTGGCCGCCGTCGCCGCGTGGTTGATCACCCGGGCCTGGCAGATGCCGCCGGTGCTGGACCTGAGCGTGGCCGCGGTCGCCGTGCGGGCGCTGGGCATCTCCCGCGGCGTGCTGGGCTACTGCCAGCGGCTCGCCGCTCACGACACCGCACTGCGCGCCGCCGGGAACGCCAGGACAGGGCTCTACCGGGCCCTCGCCGAGGCACCCCACGAGGTCGCGATGCGACTGCCCGCGGGTGAACTGGTGTCCCGGATCGGCGCATCGGTGGACGACCTCGCCGACGTCATCGTGCGCGCGGTCCTGCCGATCGCGGTGGCCGCAGTGCTCTCGGTGGCCGGGGTGGCGGTGCTCGCCGTCATCTCCCCCGCGGCCGCGGCGCTGCTCGGATGCTGCCTAATCGTCGCCGGTGTGGTCGCGCCCGCGCTGGCCGCGCGCGCCGTCACGGCGGCCGAGAACGCCGCCGTGACCCATCACGGTGAACGCGATGTCGCGATGATGCTCGCCCTCGACCACGCGCCGGAGCTGCGCGTGAGCGGCCGGCTCGACGGCGTGGTCACCGACGCGCAACGCCGGCAACAGGATTGGGGTGATGCGGCTGACCACGCGGCTGCGCCCGCGGCACTGGCCGCCGCGGTGCCGGGTGTGGCGATGGGCGCGGCCGTGCTGGGCGCGGCGGTATCGGGTATCGCGCTGGCCGGGTCGGTGGCACCGACGACGGTGGCCATCCTCATGCTGCTGCCGCTGTCGGCGTTCGAGGCCACCACGGCGCTGCCCTCCGCCGCGGTGCAACTCACCCGCTCACGGATCGCCGCGCGCCGGGTGCACGAGCTGACCCGGCCCGCCGACGCCGGCCGTCCCCGCCCCGTGGTGCCGCCGATACCGCTGAACCGGGGCGATCGGGTGGCGGTCACCGGCCCGAGCGGTTCGGGGAAGACCACGCTGCTGATGGCGATGGCCGACAGCGCCGACGACGTCACCGGCGGCCGCGCGTTCTTCGCCGAGGACGCCCACCTCTTCAGCACCACCGTCCGAGACAACCTGCTGGTGGCCCGCGGCGACGCCACCGACGACGAAATGCGTTCCGCCCTCGGCAGGGTCGGACTGCGACGGTGGCTCGACGACCTGCCCGACGGGTTGTCGACGGTCCTGGTGGGCGGCGCCGCGGCGGTGTCGGCGGGCCAGCGTCGCCGGCTCCTGCTGGCCCGTGCGCTGCTCTCGGCGTTCCCCGTCGTCCTGCTCGACGAACCGACCGAACACCTCGACGCCGGTGACGCCGGCCGGCTGCTGACCGAACTGCTCACTCCCGGTGCGCTTTTCCCCGCGGAGCGAACAGTGGTGGTGGCCACCCACCACCTGCCCGACGACGCCCCTGCCTGTCTCCGCCTGAATCTCGCTGCCAGCGGGTAA
- the cydD gene encoding thiol reductant ABC exporter subunit CydD translates to MRRFLAASVGCGVVVSAATIAAAVVLAHIVSGVITDPTSRTVSHWLPALTVLAGLWTVRFLAQWLQGRLSQRGATAVIADLSAQVLRAVTALPPRHLAAVRDEAATVVSRGLDGLRPFFTGYLPAVLLAGILTPAAVLAILMVDWRSAVIVVIALPLIPIFMILIGLVTRDRSAAALAAMTTLQSRLLDLVAGIPTLAALGRAAGSAQRIAELSAAHRRSAMATLRVAFLSALVLELLATLGVALVAVSVGLRLVFGDMSLFAGLAALLLAPEVFWPLRRVGVEFHAAQDGKAAADRALALLEPHAAAPSGTRTVPARGAVIHVDDLRADLLPGRVTVLTGPNGCGKSTTLQAILGLAAPRSGRITVAGVDVADLALPDWWRQIAWLPHRPVLVPGTVRENLELFGPLDDLETACRLSGFDEALAGLPDGLDTVLGRDGVGLSLGQRQRLGLARVLGSAAAVLLLDEPTAHLDAALETRVLTAIAARARAGATVVVVGHRDPVLSIGDRIVRMGAHVLAEH, encoded by the coding sequence ATGCGGCGCTTCCTGGCCGCCTCGGTGGGGTGCGGCGTGGTGGTCAGTGCGGCGACCATCGCGGCGGCCGTGGTGCTGGCGCACATCGTGTCCGGTGTCATCACCGACCCGACCTCCCGCACGGTGTCGCACTGGTTGCCGGCCCTCACCGTGTTGGCCGGGCTGTGGACCGTGCGGTTTCTGGCCCAGTGGCTGCAGGGCCGGTTGTCCCAGCGCGGCGCCACGGCGGTGATCGCCGACCTGTCCGCTCAGGTCCTGCGGGCCGTCACCGCCCTGCCGCCTCGCCACCTCGCCGCCGTGCGCGACGAGGCGGCCACCGTGGTGAGCCGCGGACTCGACGGGCTGCGCCCGTTCTTCACCGGTTACCTGCCCGCCGTGCTGCTGGCCGGGATCCTCACGCCCGCCGCGGTGTTGGCGATCCTGATGGTGGACTGGCGATCCGCGGTCATCGTGGTCATCGCGCTGCCGCTGATCCCGATCTTCATGATCCTGATCGGTCTGGTCACCCGCGACCGGTCGGCCGCCGCGCTGGCGGCGATGACCACACTGCAATCCCGGCTCCTCGATCTCGTCGCCGGTATCCCGACCCTGGCCGCACTGGGGCGGGCGGCCGGTTCGGCGCAGCGCATCGCGGAACTGTCCGCCGCACACCGGCGCTCGGCGATGGCGACCCTGCGGGTGGCGTTCCTGTCCGCGCTCGTGCTGGAACTGCTCGCCACACTCGGCGTCGCGCTGGTGGCCGTCAGCGTCGGACTGCGGCTGGTGTTCGGTGACATGTCGTTGTTCGCCGGGCTGGCCGCCCTGCTGCTGGCGCCGGAGGTGTTCTGGCCGCTGCGCCGCGTGGGTGTCGAATTCCACGCCGCCCAGGACGGGAAGGCCGCCGCCGACCGGGCGTTGGCGCTGCTGGAGCCGCATGCCGCCGCGCCGTCGGGCACCAGGACCGTGCCCGCGCGCGGCGCGGTGATCCACGTCGACGACCTGCGGGCCGACCTGCTGCCCGGCAGGGTGACGGTGCTGACCGGTCCGAACGGCTGCGGAAAATCCACGACACTGCAGGCCATCCTCGGACTGGCCGCGCCGAGGTCCGGCCGGATCACGGTCGCGGGTGTCGACGTCGCCGACCTCGCCCTACCCGACTGGTGGCGCCAGATCGCGTGGCTGCCGCACCGGCCGGTGCTCGTCCCCGGCACCGTCCGCGAGAACCTCGAACTGTTCGGGCCGCTCGACGATCTCGAAACAGCCTGCCGGCTAAGCGGTTTCGACGAGGCGCTGGCCGGCCTGCCCGACGGGCTCGACACAGTCCTCGGCCGTGACGGGGTGGGATTGTCGCTCGGTCAGCGGCAGCGTCTCGGACTGGCGAGGGTCTTGGGCTCGGCCGCCGCGGTGCTGCTGCTCGACGAACCGACCGCCCATCTCGACGCGGCGCTGGAGACCCGCGTGCTGACCGCGATCGCCGCCCGGGCCCGCGCCGGCGCCACCGTCGTGGTGGTCGGGCACCGGGATCCGGTGCTGTCGATCGGTGATCGGATCGTCCGGATGGGGGCGCATGTCCTTGCCGAACACTGA
- a CDS encoding glutamate synthase subunit beta yields MADPTGFLKVPKVEAAKRPVDERVGDWREVYERQPLPERAEEVSEQARRCMDCGIPFCHSGSAGCPLGNLIPEWNDLVRRGRWDAASERLHATNNFPEFTGRLCPAPCEAACVLSISEDHTGGSVTIKRIENTIADQAWALGLVDPQPASIRTGKRVAVVGSGPAGLAAAQQLTRAGHDVTVFERDDRIGGLMRYGIPEYKLEKKTLDQRLAQMRAEGTRFVTDCEVGVDLTVEQLRERYDAVVLAVGALRARDNDVAGRDLDGVHLAMEHLVPANKECQGDGPSPLSAKGKHVVIIGGGDTGADCLGTAHRQGAASVTQLDYNPEPPETRDDTRTPWPTWPLVLRTRLSPAHAEGGHRRYQVAVQRFLGDENGHVRAMEIAEVKVERDAEGRRRIVPVGETLEIPCDMALLAIGFDGVEHMPLLDGLGLRLNNRGALPCGSDWQTDAPGVFVCGDAHRGASLIVWAIAEGRSAAHAVDAYLMGESDLPAPVRPGALPLAVV; encoded by the coding sequence GTGGCTGATCCCACCGGATTCCTGAAGGTCCCGAAAGTCGAGGCCGCCAAGCGGCCCGTCGACGAACGGGTCGGCGACTGGCGCGAGGTGTACGAACGCCAGCCGCTGCCCGAACGTGCCGAGGAAGTGTCCGAACAGGCCCGCCGCTGTATGGATTGCGGAATCCCGTTCTGCCACTCCGGTTCCGCCGGTTGTCCCCTGGGCAACCTGATCCCCGAGTGGAACGACCTCGTGCGTCGCGGCCGTTGGGACGCCGCCAGCGAACGCCTGCACGCGACGAACAACTTCCCGGAGTTCACCGGCCGGCTGTGTCCGGCGCCGTGTGAGGCGGCCTGCGTGCTGTCGATCAGCGAGGACCACACCGGCGGCAGCGTGACCATCAAACGCATCGAGAACACCATCGCCGACCAGGCGTGGGCGCTGGGGCTGGTCGATCCCCAGCCGGCGTCCATCCGCACCGGTAAACGCGTCGCGGTGGTCGGGTCCGGCCCGGCGGGGCTGGCCGCCGCCCAGCAGCTGACCCGCGCCGGCCACGACGTCACCGTCTTCGAACGCGACGACCGCATCGGCGGGCTGATGCGCTACGGCATCCCCGAATACAAGCTGGAGAAGAAGACCCTCGACCAGCGCCTGGCGCAGATGCGCGCCGAAGGTACCCGGTTCGTCACCGACTGTGAGGTCGGCGTTGACCTGACGGTCGAGCAGCTGCGCGAGCGGTACGACGCGGTGGTGCTGGCGGTCGGTGCGCTGCGCGCCCGCGACAACGACGTGGCGGGACGCGATCTCGACGGCGTGCACCTGGCGATGGAACACCTGGTGCCCGCCAACAAGGAGTGCCAGGGGGACGGCCCGTCGCCGCTGTCGGCGAAAGGCAAGCACGTCGTCATCATCGGCGGCGGTGACACCGGCGCCGACTGTCTGGGCACCGCGCACCGACAGGGCGCGGCATCGGTCACCCAGCTCGACTACAACCCGGAACCGCCCGAGACGCGTGACGACACCCGCACGCCGTGGCCGACGTGGCCGCTGGTGCTGCGCACCCGGCTGTCCCCGGCTCACGCCGAAGGCGGCCACCGCCGCTACCAGGTGGCCGTGCAGCGGTTTCTCGGCGACGAGAACGGACATGTGCGGGCGATGGAGATCGCCGAGGTCAAGGTGGAACGTGACGCCGAGGGCAGGCGCCGGATCGTCCCGGTCGGGGAGACGCTGGAGATCCCCTGCGACATGGCGTTGCTCGCCATCGGGTTCGACGGGGTCGAGCACATGCCGCTGCTCGACGGGCTCGGGTTGAGGCTGAACAACCGGGGCGCGCTGCCCTGCGGCAGCGACTGGCAGACCGACGCCCCGGGGGTGTTCGTGTGTGGCGACGCCCATCGGGGCGCCTCGCTGATCGTGTGGGCGATCGCCGAAGGACGCAGCGCCGCCCACGCCGTCGACGCCTACCTGATGGGGGAGTCGGACCTGCCTGCTCCGGTGCGCCCCGGCGCACTGCCACTGGCCGTCGTCTGA
- the pyk gene encoding pyruvate kinase, translating to MNRRGKIVCTLGPATASDDAVRALVEAGMDVARLNFSHGDYPDHEANYKRVRAASDHTGHAVGILADLQGPKIRLGRFKDGPTMWATGETVRITVEDCEGTHDRVSTTYKRLAEDATPGDRVLVDDGNVALVVTGIEGNDVICEVTEGGKVSNNKGMSLPGMNVSAPALSEKDIEDLEFAVRLGVDLIALSFVRSPADIELVHEVMDRVGRRVPVIAKLEKPEAIDNLEAIVLAFDAIMVARGDLGVELPLEEVPLVQKRAIQMARENAKPVIVATQMLESMIENSRPTRAEASDVANAVLDGADAVMLSGETSVGKYPLEAVRTMARIISAVEENSVVVPPLTHVPRTKRGVISYAARDIGERLDAKALVAFTQSGDTVRRLARLHTPLPVLAFTALPEVRSQLALTWGTETFIVPQIGSTDGMIRQVDKSLLELGRYKRGDLVVIVAGAPPGTVGSTNLIHVHRIGEDDV from the coding sequence GTGAATAGACGCGGGAAGATCGTGTGCACCCTCGGCCCCGCCACGGCCTCCGACGACGCCGTGCGGGCCCTGGTCGAGGCCGGGATGGATGTGGCGCGGCTCAACTTCAGTCACGGTGACTACCCGGACCACGAGGCCAACTACAAGCGGGTCCGTGCCGCCTCCGACCACACCGGTCACGCTGTCGGCATCCTCGCCGACCTGCAGGGCCCGAAGATCCGGCTGGGCCGTTTCAAGGACGGGCCCACCATGTGGGCGACGGGGGAGACGGTGCGCATCACCGTCGAGGACTGTGAGGGCACCCACGACCGGGTGTCCACGACGTACAAGCGGCTCGCCGAGGACGCCACCCCCGGTGACCGTGTCCTCGTCGACGACGGCAACGTCGCGCTGGTGGTGACCGGCATCGAGGGCAACGACGTCATCTGCGAGGTCACCGAGGGCGGCAAGGTCAGCAACAACAAGGGCATGTCGCTGCCCGGCATGAACGTGTCGGCGCCTGCCCTGTCGGAGAAGGACATCGAGGACCTCGAGTTCGCGGTCCGCCTCGGTGTCGACCTCATCGCGCTGTCGTTCGTGCGGTCCCCGGCCGACATCGAACTCGTCCACGAGGTGATGGATCGGGTGGGCCGGCGGGTGCCGGTCATCGCCAAGCTCGAGAAGCCGGAGGCGATCGACAACCTCGAGGCGATCGTGCTGGCATTCGACGCGATCATGGTCGCCCGCGGCGATCTGGGGGTCGAGCTGCCGCTCGAGGAGGTCCCGCTCGTCCAGAAGCGCGCCATCCAAATGGCAAGGGAGAACGCCAAACCCGTCATCGTCGCCACGCAGATGCTGGAGTCGATGATCGAGAACTCCCGCCCGACCCGTGCCGAGGCCTCCGACGTCGCCAACGCGGTGCTCGACGGCGCGGACGCGGTGATGCTCTCGGGTGAGACGTCGGTCGGCAAGTACCCGCTCGAGGCGGTGCGCACCATGGCGCGCATCATCTCCGCGGTCGAGGAGAACTCCGTCGTCGTCCCGCCGTTGACCCACGTTCCGCGCACCAAGCGCGGCGTCATCTCGTATGCGGCCCGCGACATCGGGGAGCGGCTGGACGCCAAGGCGCTGGTCGCGTTCACCCAGTCCGGTGACACGGTGCGCCGGCTCGCCCGCCTGCACACGCCGCTGCCGGTGCTGGCGTTCACCGCGCTGCCCGAGGTGCGCAGCCAGCTGGCGCTGACCTGGGGCACCGAGACGTTCATCGTGCCGCAGATCGGCAGCACGGACGGCATGATCCGGCAGGTCGACAAGTCGCTGCTGGAACTGGGCCGTTACAAGCGGGGTGATCTGGTGGTCATCGTCGCGGGTGCGCCGCCGGGCACAGTAGGCTCCACGAATCTGATCCACGTGCACCGGATCGGGGAGGACGACGTCTAA
- a CDS encoding DUF4190 domain-containing protein — protein MTEPDKPEQSPSAPPPPPPPPPNPAQQQPYPPQQPYQYGAYPGSYPPPPQGPYGGYPAQTAPKNGLGIASLVVAIVGLLSVFGGILLGIVAVILGFLGRGRAKRGEATNGGVAMAGIILGFLGIVVGVVAIALTVVFAREVGAGDLFECLQQAGNDTEAQQQCQDQFQRKLEDQFSVTVTPSP, from the coding sequence ATGACCGAGCCGGACAAGCCCGAACAGTCCCCGTCGGCACCGCCGCCGCCCCCGCCGCCACCACCGAATCCGGCTCAGCAGCAGCCCTACCCGCCCCAGCAGCCGTACCAGTACGGCGCCTATCCCGGCAGTTATCCGCCGCCCCCGCAGGGTCCGTACGGCGGCTACCCGGCGCAGACCGCCCCGAAGAACGGCCTGGGCATCGCCTCGCTCGTCGTCGCGATCGTCGGCCTGCTGTCGGTCTTCGGCGGCATCCTGCTCGGCATCGTCGCGGTGATCCTCGGCTTCCTCGGACGGGGCCGGGCCAAGCGCGGCGAAGCCACCAACGGCGGTGTGGCGATGGCCGGCATCATCCTGGGCTTCCTCGGCATCGTGGTCGGCGTCGTCGCGATCGCGTTGACGGTCGTGTTCGCCAGAGAAGTCGGGGCGGGCGATCTGTTCGAATGCCTGCAGCAGGCCGGCAACGACACCGAGGCGCAGCAGCAGTGCCAGGACCAGTTCCAGCGCAAGCTCGAGGACCAGTTCAGCGTGACGGTGACGCCCTCGCCCTAA